A window of Juglans regia cultivar Chandler chromosome 7, Walnut 2.0, whole genome shotgun sequence contains these coding sequences:
- the LOC109010453 gene encoding long chain acyl-CoA synthetase 6, peroxisomal-like — protein sequence MDSTTAQRRLKAIHGHLVADGESHPQLRPNPTATEFVMEQGYSVVLPEKLQSGKWNVYRSVRSPLKLVSRFHDHPEIGTLHDNFARSVDTFRDYKYLGTRIRVDGTIGEYKWMTYGEAGTARSAIGSGLIFHGIPKGSCIGLYFINRPEWLIVDHACSAYSFISVPLYDTLGPDAVKYIVNHAALQVIFCVPQILNTLLSFLLDIPTVRLIVVVGGIDDQIPKLPSSTGVEVVTYSKLLSQGRSNLQPFCSPKPDDVATICYTSGTTGTPKGAVLTHGNLIANVAGTSLCAKFFPSDVYISYLPLAHIYERVTMVSMTYQGVAVGFYQGDNMKLMDDMAALRPTIFCSVPRLYNRIYAGITNAVKTSSGLRQRLFNAAYNAKKQAILSGKNPSPMWDKLVFNKIREKLGGRVRFMVSGASPLSPDIMEFLKICFGGQVTEGYGMTETSCVISAIEEGDSLSGHVGAPNPACELKLVDVPEMNYTSDDKPHPRGEICVRGPIVFQCYYKDEVQTKEVIDEDGWLHTGDIGLWLPGGRLKIIDRKKNIFKLAQGEYIAPEKIENVYAKCKFISQCFVYGDSLNSSLVAVVCVDQDVLKAWAASEGIKYQDLGELCNDPRTRASILADMDAVGREAQLIGFEFVKAVTLVLEPFTEENGLLTPTFKIKRPQAKEYFGKAISNMYAELSTSDPSQKPL from the exons ATGGATTCCACCACAGCTCAGCGTCGTCTCAAAGCCATTCACGGCCACCTGGTTGCTGACGGCGAGTCTCACCCCCAGCTCCGTCCCAATCCCACCGCTACAGAGTTCGTTATGG AGCAGGGTTACAGTGTCGTGCTCCCCGAGAAATTGCAGTCAGGGAAGTGGAATGTATACAG ATCTGTACGTTCTCCTTTGAAGCTTGTGAGTAGATTCCATGATCATCCTGAAATTGGCACACTTCATGATAATTTTGC GCGCTCAGTTGACACTTTCCGAGATTACAAATATCTGGGAACACGGATTCGGGTTGACGGCACGATTGGAGa GTACAAATGGATGACATATGGAGAAGCAGGTACTGCTCGGTCCGCTATAGGTTCTGGCCTAATTTTTCATGGGATACCAAAG GGGTCTTGCATTGGGTTGTACTTCATCAACAGACCTGAATGGCTTATTGTTGATCATGCTTGCTCTGCATATTCTTTCATATCGGTTCCTTTATATGACACTCTTG GTCCCGATGCAGTCAAGTACATTGTAAATCATGCTGCTCTACAAGTTATATTTTGTGTGCCTCAAATCTTAAATACT TTGTTGAGCTTTTTGTTAGATATTCCAACAGTTCGCCTAATTGTG GTCGTTGGAGGGATAGATGATCAAATTCCGAAGCTTCCATCATCAACAGGAGTAGAGGTTGTGACATATTCAAAACTTCTTAGTCAG GGCCGCAGTAATCTTCAGCCTTTTTGCTCTCCAAAACCTGATGATGTTGCTACCATTTGCTACACAAGTGGTACAACTGGGACACCAAAG GGAGCTGTTTTGACGCATGGAAACTTGATTGCAAATGTTGCCGGGACCTCCCTTTGTGCCAAATTCTTCCCATCAGATGT TTACATATCATATCTTCCTTTGGCACACATATATGAACGAGTAACCATGGTCTCGATGACATATCAAGGAGTTGCTGTTGGATTCTATCAGGGG gataatatgaaattaatggaTGATATGGCTGCTCTAAGACCAACTATCTTCTGCAGTGTCCCTAGGCTGTATAACAGAATATATGCTGG CATTACAAATGCTGTAAAGACATCCAGTGGGCTACGACAGAGGCTATTTAATGCTGCATACAATGCTAAGAAGCAAGCAATATTGAGtg GAAAGAACCCTTCTCCCATGTGGGACAAGTTGGTATTCAATAAGATAAGGGAAAAGCTGGGAGGACGAGTTCGTTTTATGGTATCAGGTGCCTCACCCTTGTCTCCTGATATCATGGAATTTTTAAAGAT CTGCTTTGGTGGTCAAGTAACTGAAGGATATGGCATGACTGAAACTTCTTGTGTCATAAGTGCCATTGAGGAGGGTGACAGTCTATCTGGCCATGTTGGCGCCCCTAATCCGGCCTGTG AACTAAAGCTTGTGGATGTCCCAGAAATGAACTACACATCTGACGATAAGCCGCATCCCCGTGGTGAAATCTGCGTTAGGGGTCCTATTGTTTTCCAATGTTATTACAAAGATGAAGTGCAGAC GAAAGAAGTGATTGATGAAGATGGGTGGCTTCATACTGGAGACATAGGGCTGTGGTTACCTGGTGGTcgtttaaaaattattgatag gaagaaaaacattttcaagTTGGCACAAGGAGAGTACATTGCTCcagagaaaattgagaatgtATATGCAAAGTGCAAATTCATTTCCCAGTGCTTTGTATATG GTGATAGCCTGAATTCTTCTTTGGTAGCTGTTGTCTGTGTGGACCAAGATGTTTTGAAAGCATGGGCTGCTTCTGAAGGCATTAAG TATCAAGATCTTGGAGAACTTTGCAATGATCCAAGAACAAGGGCTTCCATCTTGGCTGACATGGATGCTGTTGGGAGAGAAGCTCAG CTGATAGGTTTTGAATTTGTAAAAGCTGTGACTTTGGTGCTTGAACCGTTCACCGAGGAGAACGGCCTGCTTACTCCGACATTTAAG ATCAAGAGACCCCAAGCGAAGGAATACTTTGGAAAAGCAATATCTAACATGTACGCGGAGCTCTCTACCTCAGACCCCTCCCAGAAACCATTGTGA